One window of Silurus meridionalis isolate SWU-2019-XX chromosome 9, ASM1480568v1, whole genome shotgun sequence genomic DNA carries:
- the LOC124390795 gene encoding protocadherin-20, with protein MCNIRKGSCLFRERKFWGFWILLLYTSPLSCFSKFSHLVYKIKEGLPKGILIGSVSEDLKLDFSVDPPRLFHLELRQSGSQYVNLSETTGDLYTSALEIDRETLCADSYEGQGCTISLDVIILPQQYFQLVKIKIIIEDVNDNKPQFPVDEIRVSVPENAPVNARFVVEQSAVDPDIGIYGVQTYWLANDFGVFTLDVEQNEGGELTPFLIITGPLDRETKAEYLTDFIAEDGGSPPFLGTATLRIIITDVNDNCPKFSETQVNVTLSENTTKGSQLARLYAFDTDQGTNAQITYTYSKRVTRETRNLFHLDEITGVIKLAEKIDSDTGKLYKLVVLANGPACIPDIATVTVKVVKRVSGPPAVIPRYIASEKDGVVFLSESEPPFTPIAFFTIKNADPRKKVTCLLQGPGPFRLLPYTNLKNEYLLETTDLLDYEEQKYYELTVLVRNTDGVSVETQVKVQMLDDNDNAPIFKQSVIDIKIEENNAPETFLYKLQATDEDSGNRGEVLYLLGSDAPPVFHLDRLTGVLTVTTSLDREEKETYRFIVRAIDCGTPRKESIATVSITVLDRNDNSPRFINKDFTFFVPENFPGFGEIGVLSVTDADAGENGWVALSIINGSDIFVIDTGRGALRAKSPLDREQQGTYYIWIEAVDGGKPALSSITMVTVLLLDVNDNPPMVLFPQSNQSYLLVLPSTLPGTSITEVYAVDRDTGMNAVIAYSIIKRRGGEPGSFDIDPDTGNITLRKVLSGRGLYSLLVKVSDHGQPEPLHSTVMVNLFVNETVSNETYIQSLLTKEADIGIEEVRPPNRLAQGPEYNGLLPCRLLLIALSTTCLGLLLIVVSLTAYICCKRQKIHKKKRLEVEIPLKMNSDRQAMDRKLMEISNI; from the exons ATGTGCAACATACGCAAAGGTTCCTGCCTGTTTAGGGAAAGAAAGTTCTGG GGTTTTTGGATTCTCCTGCTGTACACAAGTCCTCTATCCTGCTTTTCGAAGTTCAGCCATCTTGTCTATAAGATAAAGGAAGGCTTACCCAAGGGGATTCTCATTGGGTCTGTTTCAGAAGATTTAAAGTTGGATTTCTCCGTCGACCCTCCTCGTTTGTTTCATCTGGAGTTAAGGCAGAGTGGCTCCCAGTATGTTAATCTAAGCGAAACAACCGGGGATCTATATACTTCTGCTTTGGAGATTGACCGAGAAACTCTATGTGCAGATTCCTATGAGGGTCAAGGGTGCACTATTTCTCTGGATGTAATCATTTTGCCCCAGCAATACTTCCAGCTAGTTAAGATCAAAATCATCATTGAAGATGTTAATGACAACAAGCCACAATTTCCAGTGGACGAGATCAGGGTGTCTGTGCCAGAAAATGCCCCAGTCAATGCTCGGTTCGTGGTAGAACAATCTGCTGTAGACCCAGATATAGGTATTTATGGGGTTCAGACCTACTGGCTGGCTAATGACTTTGGAGTTTTCACACTGGATGTTGAGCAAAATGAAGGGGGAGAGTTGACTCCTTTCCTAATCATTACTGGGCCACTGGACAGGGAAACGAAAGCGGAATATTTAACTGACTTCATCGCTGAGGACGGAGGCTCTCCACCTTTTTTGGGCACTGCCACACTTAGAATTATTATCACAGATGTAAATGACAATTGCCCAAAATTCAGCGAAACCCAGGTGAATGTGACACTTTCTGAAAATACCACAAAGGGTTCACAGTTGGCCCGACTTTATGCCTTTGACACAGATCAGGGTACCAATGCTCAAATTACATACACTTACAGTAAAAGAGTAACCCGGGAAACTAGGAACCTATTTCATTTGGATGAAATCACAGGAGTCATCAAGCTAGCTGAAAAGATTGATTCTGACACCGGAAAGTTGTACAAGCTGGTTGTGCTGGCTAATGGGCCAGCTTGCATACCAGATATTGCTACTGTCACTGTGAAGGTTGTTAAACGTGTTTCAGGACCACCTGCTGTCATACCCCGTTACATTGCTTCAGAAAAGGATGGTGTGGTTTTTCTGAGTGAATCAGAGCCACCCTTTACACCTATTGCTTTTTTCACCATAAAGAATGCCGACCCAAGGAAGAAGGTGACATGCTTATTGCAAGGGCCTGGACCTTTCAGGCTCTTGCCATATACAAATTTGAAAAATGAGTACTTGCTGGAGACTACTGATTTGTTGGATTATGAAGAGCAGAAATATTATGAACTCACTGTGCTGGTCAGAAACACAGATGGTGTAAGTGTTGAGACACAGGTGAAAGTGCAAATGTTGGACGATAATGACAATGCACCCATATTTAAGCAGTCAGTTATCGACATCAAGATTGAGGAGAACAATGCTCCGGAAACATTTCTCTATAAACTCCAGGCCACTGATGAGGACAGCGGTAACAGGGGTGAGGTACTCTATCTTCTTGGGTCAGATGCTCCCCCAGTCTTCCACCTTGATCGGCTGACCGGTGTCTTGACCGTGACCACCTCTCTTgacagagaggagaaagagaccTACCGGTTTATAGTTCGAGCAATTGACTGTGGCACACCGAGAAAGGAGTCAATTGCCACCGTTTCAATCACTGTGCTTGATCGCAACGACAATAGTCCTCGTTTTATCAACAAAGATTTTACCTTCTTTGTTCCAGAAAACTTCCCAGGATTTGGAGAAATTGGAGTGCTGTCCGTCACAGATGCAGATGCTGGGGAAAATGGCTGGGTGGCACTATCAATTATCAATGGAAGTGACATATTTGTTATTGACACAGGACGAGGGGCTTTGAGAGCGAAGAGCCCACTCGACAGGGAGCAGCAAGGAACATATTATATCTGGATTGAAGCTGTGGATGGGGGTAAGCCTGCACTCTCCTCTATCACCATGGTTACTGTTTTGCTCCTGGACGTCAATGACAACCCACCAATGGTGTTGTTTCCCCAGTCCAACCAGTCCTACTTGCTGGTTCTTCCAAGTACACTCCCAGGAACATCCATCACAGAGGTCTATGCTGTGGACAGAGACACTGGCATGAACGCTGTCATTGCTTACAGCATCATCAAGCGAAGGGGTGGTGAACCAGGCTCATTTGACATAGACCCAGATACAGGAAACATCACACTCAGGAAAGTCTTGAGTGGCCGGGGCCTGTACAGCCTGCTGGTCAAAGTCAGTGATCATGGCCAACCTGAACCATTGCACTCCACTGTTATGGTCAACTTGTTCGTCAATGAGACCGTAAGCAATGAGACTTACATTCAGAGCCTCCTAACAAAAGAGGCAGATATCGGGATTGAAGAGGTCAGACCACCAAACAGACTTGCCCAGGGGCCAGAGTATAACGGACTCTTACCCTGCAGGCTGCTACTTATTGCCCTTAGCACTACCTGTCTGGGGCTTCTACTTATAGTTGTGTCACTAACTGCATACATATGCTGTAAGAGacaaaaaattcataaaaagaaaagactggAAGTAGAAATCCCTTTAAAAATGAACAGTGACAGACAAGCCATGGACAGAAAGCTAATGGAAATTTCCAACATATGA